The genomic stretch CCAGATGAGAGATACACCCCGCCCACAGGGGACTGTGGGCGACATCAGGCCGGGGCCTCCCCAGCTTCGACCTGGTCGTGCCCTCGCGCACACAACCGGGGCCTCTGGCTCCGGATCTCCTCACCGATCGGACAGTCGCCCGCCCCAAACCCCCCGGGGCGCGCGACGATCCGGTCCGGACGGCCGTCTCGGAACTACCCCCCCTGTTCCGGGACGGCCGACCTCCCTCCTGGGGCTTCTCGGACTCCTGGGGCTTCCCGCCCTGCTCTTCGCGCTCATCACCTGGCAGGTCGTGGCCGACGGCCCGCTGGTGAGGGTGGACGAGCGGCTCAGCAGAGCCCTCGTCCACCCCGATCGCGTCTCCGAACTCCTCTCCGACCTGGGCAACGTCCAGGTCGCCCTGCCCGTCATGCTGGCCGGCCTCGCCTACGCCGCCTGGCGGTCCCGGCGCGCAGGTACAGACCGCTGGTGGTGGCCGCCGACGGCCGCGGCGCTGCTCATGGCCCTGGTCCCGGCGCTGGTCGTCCCCGTCAAGGTGCTCACCGACCGCCCCGGCACCCCGGTCGTCCCGCCGGCCACCGGCTACTTCCCCTCCGGCCACACCGCGACCGCCGTCATCGCCTACGGCGCCGCGGCCCGGCTCCTCCTCCCCTGGCTCCGGTCCACGCTCGCCCGTCGCGTGTGCGGGGCGGTGTGCGCCGCGCTGGTGCTCGGCGTCTCCTACGGTCTGGTCCGGCGCGGCTACCACTGGCCACTGGACGTCGTGGCCAGTTGGTGCCTCGGCGCGGTCCTGCTGACGTGCTTCGTCCTCGTCGCCGGACGAGGTCGTCAGCCGAAGTAGCCGTCGAAGGTCCGCTGGAACTCCCAGTTCGAGTAGCGGTCCCAGTTGATCGACCAGGTCATCAGGCCGCGCAGGGCGGGCCAGGTGCCATGGGTGGCGTACGAGCCGCAGTTCGCCTTCTTCGTCAGGCAGTCGAGGGTCTTCACCACCTCGGCGGGGGCCACATGGCCGTTGCCCGCGTTGGTGGACGCCGGCATGCCGATCGCCACCTGGTCCGGGCGCAGTGGCGGGAAGACGTTGATCGCGTCGCCCGCGACCGGGAAGCCGGTGAGCAGCATGTCGGTCATGGCGATGTGGAAGTCGGCGCCGCCCATGGAGTGGTACTGGTTGTCCAGGCCCATGATCGGGCCCGAGTTGTAGTCCTGGACGTGCAGCAGCGTCAGGTCGTCGCGCAGGGCGTGGATGACCGGGAGGTAGGCGCCCGCCCGCGGGTCCTGGCCGCCCCACTTGCCGGTGCCGTAGTACTGATAGCCGAGCTGGACGAAGAAGGTCTCCGGGGCCATCGTCAGCACGAAGTCGTCGCCGTATCGGGCCTTGAGGGTCTTCACGGCCGAGATCAGGTTGACGATCACCGGGGTCTTGGGGTTCTTGAAGTCCGTGTCGTCGGCGTTCAGGGAGAGCGAGTGGCCCTCGAAGTCGATGTCCAGGCCGTCGAGGCCGTACTCGTCGATGATCTTCGAGACGGAGGACACGAAGGTGTCGCGGGCCGCTGTCGTCGTCAGCTGGACCTGGCCGTTCTGGCCGCCGATGGAGATCAGCACCTTCTTGCCCGCCGCCTGCTTGGCGCGGATCGCGGCCTTGAAGTCGGCGTCGCTCTCCACGTTCGGGCACTCGGCGGCCGGGCAGCGGTCGAAGCGGATGTCGCCCGAGGTGACCGAGGTCGGCTCGCCGAAGGCCAGGTCGATGACGTCCCAGCTGTCGGGGACGTCGGCGAGCCGGGTGTAGCCGGAGCCGTTGGCGAAGCTCGCGTGGAGGTAGCCGACGAGGGCGTGCGGCGGGAGGTCGGAGTCGCCGCCTCCACCCGCCGTGGTGGTCGCGGTGACGGTGGCCGACTTCGCGGACTCACCGGCGTCGTTCACGGCGGCGACCTGGAAGGCGTACGCCGTCTGCGGGGACAGTCCGGTCACCGTCGCCGAAGTGCCGCTCACCGTCTGGACCTTGACCCCGTCGCGGTAGACGGCGTAGCTCGTGGCACCGCTCACCGCGGTCCAGGACAGGGCGACGCTGGAGGAGGTGACCGTGCCGGTGCGCAGGCCCGTGGGCGGGGCCGGCGGCTGGCCGGGGTCGACGGACGGGCCGACGAGGGAGACGTCGTCGGCGTGGTAGGCGCCGGTGCCGTACCAGCCGTGGGTGTAGATCGTGACCTT from Streptomyces davaonensis JCM 4913 encodes the following:
- a CDS encoding phosphatase PAP2 family protein, encoding MGDIRPGPPQLRPGRALAHTTGASGSGSPHRSDSRPPQTPRGARRSGPDGRLGTTPPVPGRPTSLLGLLGLLGLPALLFALITWQVVADGPLVRVDERLSRALVHPDRVSELLSDLGNVQVALPVMLAGLAYAAWRSRRAGTDRWWWPPTAAALLMALVPALVVPVKVLTDRPGTPVVPPATGYFPSGHTATAVIAYGAAARLLLPWLRSTLARRVCGAVCAALVLGVSYGLVRRGYHWPLDVVASWCLGAVLLTCFVLVAGRGRQPK
- a CDS encoding chitinase; protein product: MDRSRPFVAVLTATLLAGTGITVLSSAARAADADLARNGGFESGLDGWTCTAGTTVTSPVRSGSSALQATPAGSDNARCAQTVTVKPDSQYTLSGYVRGSYVYLGASGTGTTDVSAWTQSAPNWQQLSTTFRTGPSTTKVTIYTHGWYGTGAYHADDVSLVGPSVDPGQPPAPPTGLRTGTVTSSSVALSWTAVSGATSYAVYRDGVKVQTVSGTSATVTGLSPQTAYAFQVAAVNDAGESAKSATVTATTTAGGGGDSDLPPHALVGYLHASFANGSGYTRLADVPDSWDVIDLAFGEPTSVTSGDIRFDRCPAAECPNVESDADFKAAIRAKQAAGKKVLISIGGQNGQVQLTTTAARDTFVSSVSKIIDEYGLDGLDIDFEGHSLSLNADDTDFKNPKTPVIVNLISAVKTLKARYGDDFVLTMAPETFFVQLGYQYYGTGKWGGQDPRAGAYLPVIHALRDDLTLLHVQDYNSGPIMGLDNQYHSMGGADFHIAMTDMLLTGFPVAGDAINVFPPLRPDQVAIGMPASTNAGNGHVAPAEVVKTLDCLTKKANCGSYATHGTWPALRGLMTWSINWDRYSNWEFQRTFDGYFG